One Sulfurimonas sp. HSL-3221 genomic window, ACACCATCGGTGACGCTTTCGCGCGCTACTACCGCCAGCAGGGCCTGAACGTCCTGCACCCCATCGGATGGGACAGTTTCGGGATGCCGGCGGAGAACGCGGCGATCAAGCACGGGGTACACCCGAAGAAGTGGACCTACGAGAACATCGACTACATGCGCAAAGAGCTCGCCACCCTGGGGCTCTCCTTCTCCAAAGAGCGCGAGTTTGCCACCTCCGACCCGCTCTACACGAAGTTCGAGCAGGGCTTCATCATCGACCTCTTCGAGAAGGGGCTGCTCTACCGCAAGAAGGCTTTCCTTAACTGGTGTCCGCACGACCTCACCGTCCTGGCCAACGAGCAGGTCGTCGACGGCTGCTGCTGGCGCTGCGACACCCCCATCGTCAAAAAAGAGATGCACCAGTACTACCTGCGCATCACGGACTACGCCGACGAGCTAATCGACGACCTCGAACAGCTGGAGAAGGGGTGGCCGAAGCAGGTACTCTCCATGCAGGAGAACTGGATCGGCCGCAGCAGCGGGCTCGAGTTTACGCTGCACCTCGAAGAGCACTCCAAGAAGCGCCTGCGTGACACGTTTGAGGGCTTCGAGGTCTACACGACGCGCCCCGATACGATCTACGGCGTCAGCTATACGGCCCTGGCGCCGGAGCACGAACTGGTCACCTACATGATCGACAACGGCCTGCTCTCCACGGAGACGGCCGCCGAGATCAACGCGATGAAGAACAGCAGCTCCATCGACCGCCAGAAAGAGAAGCACGGCGTCGCCCTCGGCATCAATGTCGTGCACCCGCTCACCGGCAAGCCGGTACCGGTCTGGGTCGCGAACTTCGTCCTGATGGATTACGGCTCCGGCGCGGTCATGGCCGTCCCGGCCCACGACGAGCGCGACTACGACTTCGCAACGAAGTACGATCTGCCGATCACCCCGGTCATCGCCCACCCCGAAGCGGGTGTCGTTGAAGGCAAGGCGATGACGGAAGCGGGTATGCTCTTCAACTCCGGCGAATTCAGCGAGATGATGAGCGACGCGGCGAAAGAGGCGATCATCGCCCACTTCGAAAACGAGGGCATCGGCAAGCGGGTGACAAACTACCGCCTCAAAGACTGGGGCATCAGCCGCCAGCGCTACTGGGGCGCCCCGATCCCGCTCATCCACTGCCCGACCTGCGGGATCGTCCCGGAGAAAAAAGAGAACCTGCCGGTCGAACTCCCCGACGACGTTGAGATCACCGGCGAGGGGAACCCGCTGGAGCACCACCCCACATGGAAGCAGTGCAGCTGTCCCAAGTGCGGCGGCGCGGCCGAGCGCGAAACCGATACGATGGACACCTTTATCCAGTCGTCGTGGTACTTCCTGCGCTACACGGCGGGACGCGCTACCTGGGAAAAAGAGGCCTTCGACAAGGAGGAGCTCGCCTACTGGATGAACGTCGACCACTACATCGGCGGGATCGAGCACGCCATCCTGCACCTGCTCTACAGCCGCTTCTTTACCAAGGCGCTGCGCGACCTCGGCTACGTCGACGTCAAGGAGCCCTTCGAGCGGCTGCTCACCCAGGGGATGGTCCTCAAAGACGGCGCGAAGATGAGCAAGTCCAAGGGCAACACCGTCGACCCGGACGCCCTCATCGAGAAGTACGGCGCCGACACGGCCCGCCTCTTCATCCTTTTCGCCGCGCCGCCGACCCAGGAGCTGGAGTGGAACGACAGCGCCGTCGAGGGGGCCTACCGCTTCCTGCGCCGTTTCTATGACCGCAGCGAAAAAGCGGCCGTGACGGACACCCTCCCCGAGATCGACCACGCCGCCCTCTCCAAAGAGGAGAAAGCGGCGCGCAAGAAGGTCTACGAAGCGCTGGCCCGCGCCAACGACGTCTTCGGCGAACGCTACACTTTCAACACGATGATCGCCGGGGTTATGGAGGCGATGAACGCCCTCAATGACCAGGAGAACGAAGCGGTCTGGACGGAAGCGTACTGGGTCCTCACCTCACTAATGGAGCCCATCGTCCCGCACGTCTGCTGGGAGATCAGCGACCGTCTCTTCGGCCGCAAGAACCTGGGAGCCCAGATCGTCAAAGAGGAGGTCTTCGCTCTCGATACGATCACCCTGGGCGTCTCCGTCAACGGTAAGAACCGCGGCCAGATCGACGTGGCGCCGGATGCGTCCAAAGAGGCGATGATCGAAGCCGCCAAGGCGATCATCCCGCAGTGGCTCGAGGGCAAGACGGTCGTCAAAGAGATCGTCGTGCCGAACAAGCTCGTCAACATCGTCGTCAAGTAAGGAAAAGATTATGGGTGGATTGCAGCGGATTGGTTCGGTACTGATCGCCGCGGCGCTGCTCTCTGGCTGCGGCTACAAGCCGACGAGCCGGGCCGTCAAGCCGGTGCTGCAGGAGAGTGTGAGCACGAAGATCGTCATCTCCATGCAGGACCCGGACAACACCGTCTACATCAAAGACGCCCTCGACGAGGCCGTCGTCAACCGCTTCCGCACCCGCCTGACCGACGAGGCGCATGCCAGCACCCACCTAGTCATCTCCCTGCGGAAGGTCGTTTTCAATCCGGTGCAGTACGACACCAACGGCTACATCGTCGCCTACCGCGCCATCGTCACCCTCGATATCGACCGGGAGAGCGGGGAGCAGACACGCCGC contains:
- the leuS gene encoding leucine--tRNA ligase, yielding MQYNPSDIETKWQAFWDAERSFEPSDDLTKPKKYVLSMFPYPSGRIHMGHVRNYTIGDAFARYYRQQGLNVLHPIGWDSFGMPAENAAIKHGVHPKKWTYENIDYMRKELATLGLSFSKEREFATSDPLYTKFEQGFIIDLFEKGLLYRKKAFLNWCPHDLTVLANEQVVDGCCWRCDTPIVKKEMHQYYLRITDYADELIDDLEQLEKGWPKQVLSMQENWIGRSSGLEFTLHLEEHSKKRLRDTFEGFEVYTTRPDTIYGVSYTALAPEHELVTYMIDNGLLSTETAAEINAMKNSSSIDRQKEKHGVALGINVVHPLTGKPVPVWVANFVLMDYGSGAVMAVPAHDERDYDFATKYDLPITPVIAHPEAGVVEGKAMTEAGMLFNSGEFSEMMSDAAKEAIIAHFENEGIGKRVTNYRLKDWGISRQRYWGAPIPLIHCPTCGIVPEKKENLPVELPDDVEITGEGNPLEHHPTWKQCSCPKCGGAAERETDTMDTFIQSSWYFLRYTAGRATWEKEAFDKEELAYWMNVDHYIGGIEHAILHLLYSRFFTKALRDLGYVDVKEPFERLLTQGMVLKDGAKMSKSKGNTVDPDALIEKYGADTARLFILFAAPPTQELEWNDSAVEGAYRFLRRFYDRSEKAAVTDTLPEIDHAALSKEEKAARKKVYEALARANDVFGERYTFNTMIAGVMEAMNALNDQENEAVWTEAYWVLTSLMEPIVPHVCWEISDRLFGRKNLGAQIVKEEVFALDTITLGVSVNGKNRGQIDVAPDASKEAMIEAAKAIIPQWLEGKTVVKEIVVPNKLVNIVVK